A genomic region of Desulfomonilaceae bacterium contains the following coding sequences:
- a CDS encoding RNA-binding protein encodes MSINIYVGNLSFDANESELKGLFEEYGAVDTVKIISDQFTGRSRGFGFVEMQNREEGMRAITELDSKDFGGRALKLNEARPKTSGGGGGGGGGRRDNRGGGSRW; translated from the coding sequence ATGAGTATTAACATTTATGTAGGCAACCTGTCCTTCGACGCGAACGAAAGCGAGCTTAAAGGGCTATTTGAAGAGTATGGCGCGGTGGATACCGTCAAGATCATCTCTGACCAGTTTACAGGGCGATCTAGGGGATTCGGTTTTGTCGAAATGCAAAACCGTGAAGAAGGTATGCGTGCTATCACAGAACTCGATTCCAAGGATTTCGGTGGTCGCGCTCTGAAATTAAATGAAGCGCGTCCTAAAACCAGCGGCGGCGGTGGCGGCGGCGGTGGCGGCCGTAGAGACAATAGGGGCGGTGGCTCACGCTGGTAG